The following proteins are co-located in the Vigna angularis cultivar LongXiaoDou No.4 chromosome 2, ASM1680809v1, whole genome shotgun sequence genome:
- the LOC108327344 gene encoding AT-rich interactive domain-containing protein 2: MVLNQTHNKSLSDDNEIPRPVIPIGPRFQAEVPKWEGTTNVNNDDDSKWSGVQVWPMPNISENSIEGTGKGRLGGSIECVKLHIREARELLKLEIGATFSSWKFDEMGEEFSQSWTLEEDKKFESMMKLNTSSKTRNFWKLALKHFPSKSLKCMVNFYHNVYIPRCLSMKTRSLLEVDRDNDHDDNFSKNIH; this comes from the coding sequence ATGGTGCTAAATCAAACACATAACAAGTCATTATCAGATGACAATGAAATTCCAAGACCAGTTATTCCTATTGGACCTCGTTTTCAAGCTGAAGTTCCTAAATGGGAAGGAACAACAAATGtaaataatgatgatgattCAAAGTGGTCAGGTGTTCAAGTTTGGCCAATGCCTAATATTAGTGAAAACTCCATAGAAGGTACTGGGAAAGGTAGGCTTGGAGGATCAATTGAATGTGTTAAACTACACATTAGGGAAGCAAGAGAACTTTTGAAATTGGAGATTGGTGCAACATTTTCAAGTTGGAAGTTTGATGAGATGGGAGAAGAATTTTCACAGTCATGGACATTAGAAGAGGATAAGAAATTTGAATCTATGATGAAATTAAATACATCTTCAAAGACTAGAAATTTTTGGAAGCTTGCCCTGAAACATTTTCCATCTAAATCATTGAAATGCATGGTAAATTTCTATCATAATGTATACATCCCAAGATGTTTAAGCATGAAGACTAGATCTTTGCTTGAAGTTGACAGAGACAATGATCATGATGATAACTTCAGTAAAAATATTCATTGA